A genomic window from Pelagicoccus albus includes:
- a CDS encoding peroxiredoxin yields MKALEEKLDLSFPVKAVVDGEKWEGPFAELIKRPTVVSVYMRNNTSSCDKQTVQMQTVAEELDKKGIGLIGLSKDTVGSHLKYAAKHGLSFPLVSDPDHLFAQATDSLVEKKMYGKTFLGPTRSAYLLRDDLSLAAAVEKVTSAAHGDELLSLVKEI; encoded by the coding sequence ATGAAAGCGTTAGAAGAGAAACTTGATTTGTCGTTCCCTGTTAAAGCCGTGGTAGATGGCGAAAAATGGGAGGGACCATTTGCCGAGCTGATAAAGCGTCCAACGGTCGTTTCAGTTTATATGAGAAACAATACCTCCAGCTGTGATAAGCAGACAGTGCAGATGCAAACGGTTGCAGAAGAGCTGGATAAGAAGGGAATCGGCTTGATTGGATTGAGCAAAGACACAGTTGGCTCCCACCTTAAATATGCGGCCAAGCATGGACTCTCCTTTCCGCTGGTCTCGGATCCTGACCATCTATTCGCCCAAGCGACTGATTCGTTGGTAGAAAAGAAGATGTACGGAAAGACCTTTTTGGGGCCCACTCGCTCGGCTTATCTGCTTAGAGACGATCTCAGCTTAGCAGCTGCAGTCGAAAAGGTCACGTCAGCTGCACATGGAGACGAATTGCTCAGTCTTGTTAAGGAAATTTAA
- a CDS encoding MauE/DoxX family redox-associated membrane protein: protein MKRAFFKELLYWVLGLTFAVAAIVKLRDPEAFLSSLLTYRVFPLWLAGFLVYFGPILELLVALCLFARRLRAGAKLLSLSMLLLFIALVAQGYFRGLELDCGCFGSNQLLAASDYLLKLGQNVLLIAVLGAAHSLESHKKIN, encoded by the coding sequence ATGAAGCGAGCATTTTTCAAGGAGTTACTCTATTGGGTTTTGGGTCTAACTTTTGCCGTCGCAGCGATTGTTAAGCTTCGAGATCCCGAAGCGTTTTTATCCTCTTTGCTGACTTATCGCGTTTTCCCTCTGTGGCTGGCTGGCTTCTTGGTTTACTTCGGACCAATCCTCGAATTGTTAGTCGCCCTTTGCTTGTTCGCCCGGCGGCTTCGAGCTGGCGCTAAACTGCTTAGCCTGTCGATGCTGCTGCTGTTTATCGCCCTTGTGGCTCAAGGCTATTTTCGAGGACTAGAATTGGACTGTGGTTGTTTCGGTTCCAACCAGTTACTCGCCGCGAGCGACTACTTGTTAAAGCTAGGGCAGAATGTCTTACTAATTGCTGTGCTTGGCGCCGCCCATTCACTTGAGAGTCACAAAAAGATAAACTAG